Below is a window of Ctenopharyngodon idella isolate HZGC_01 chromosome 7, HZGC01, whole genome shotgun sequence DNA.
AAATACTttgagtctatgactggatcattgcAATgcttatgtttctagcatgttatgttTTCCATAGGGGTGGGCTAGATGACCAGTCTTGTATCACGATATAagtaattttatatcacaataACGACGTATgtcacaatatagttatttttccttttaaataaggtttttattaTGTCAATTTCTCataccattgaaatttcataattcttattaccatttttaatatactagcccaggggtgtccaaacttttttaaaaggggGCCAGATTTGATGTTGTGGACACATTTGGTttccttttctattttttatatatataatatatatatatatataaccacaTATGGTACATCACTAcatggtaaaaagtaaaaatattgtttctatatCTAGAATGGCTTTATGGTATTTAGTCTATAAACATTCAATATAAATACGAATGCACAAAACTGCAAGTTTATAACAAAAATAGTCTGTAATTTGGCCTTTATTACTCATTTAATACATatctacattaaaaattaaataaaacctaGATATTAACCTACATTTCTGACAAAATACCACAGTTACAGGTAGTGTTACCACTGTAATTCCATGATAAATGTTGTTGAATTGTTGGTTTGAAAATATTCTAACTGGATCGGCTCAATGTTTCCCCTGATTTGCACGTTAGTGTTGATTCAGTCAGCGCTGTTTCAACTGactttaaactgaattaaatcacAGAGAGATTTGCAGCTTGTACCTGAGACCTCTATGCCGACCTCAAACACTTCTCACTGGCTGTTTAGTGGTCGTGTGATCGAGACACTCAGCAAGTAAACACATTTGTGAGCTTGTGAGTCGCACCCTGTGCGGTGCGCACAAGTAGCGCTGTTTCATTCCGCTTTTGGCGCGTTAATGTTTCCCTGGCCTAAATTCTAGTACTGCCACCTTGTGTTGACATTGTGAAACTGCAcgatttgtaaattatgcatgGCGGGTTTCATATAATAGATTTTAATAGACAGGCTGCGGGCcaaagacacaaatgaaatggacctacctgaaaaacttcaagcactagaaatactacataaaatgtataaagtaattaaatggATAAAAAACAATGCATGGTCTTTACTGTGTCAATTAAATATATacgtttcttttcttttctttttttgttgttgtttgattagcattaataatgacagtaggtaaatttggatgctgtccctttaagactgactgCACCGATCCATTATACTTAAGCcttgtctttctcaactgtaCCTTCACTTAATACATAAATGGCTCTGTTTACTTGCAAATACATGGTCACTTTGACACTTAGGTATGTTTATTTAGCCGAATCAAGCCCAATTAGGTGGCAAAAAGCGCTCAGTTCAGTCCTCGCGTGCTTTATGAGCCGCGACTTGATGTTGCacgtctctcagacagcgctgAGAAAGTCTCTCAGAGCGCACTCATGTGCTGAAATGAGTTGTCTTTCACTGCTAATTGAGCTTCAGTGGTTTAAAACCACTTGTTTTTAAACCCCAATGCTTGAAAACGCATGCAAACGATAAGCTTTCGTGATCGCGCAGCACAGCAAGCACGTGAGCATAACCACGATTAAGACgatagtccaaaatctctaccaCTTGACACATTTCTACCGGTTAATCTTGTCTGCTGGTATGTAGCCCACCCCTAGTTTGCCAACAGTTCTTCTAAACCTTATTGATGGactgtgtagcttttcatttcttaaacaaccatgtaggaagatgtATCATGACCATATTCCAGCATGACAATGTCAAAATTCATCGGGCTCAAACTGtgaaaatcattttcacacatgaattggcacctctgagtccagagcttaaattcattgaaagtctttaggatgtgctggaggagattttacagagtgctcacctcttgcattgttaatacaagatcttgaccaaaattgatgcacctcttgatggaaataacatcataacatttatttccattcttCATTCTCCCTctcaaccattctttcacagtttgagcctgatgaatcttgacattagCTATGTTCCCATTCAAAGTTGCAAAAagcatttgtgaataaagcagcgTCTTTTTATCCACTGAGCCGAAGAgtacaaaatcgtcacttcctgataaattGGCCCAAAATATCACTAATTAGAACAATGAAAGTTGCTGCAGTAGGGGAAGCCATTGTATATAATTtcgtatataataaattacttgcgCCTCGGAGCACGCAGACGAAACGCAATAAAGTTATCTTGCTTTCGGAGGCGAGTGCCTGTTGTTTAAGAGCACAGTCGTGTAAGACGGTTCGACGAACGACAGGATTTGCTCAGACATTTCAGAACAACCAAATcaacatttcagatgctgtgcaaaaAGATCGGtctgctggttagtccagttatgccGTCCCATCACAAATTCTCGTCTTTTTTTGATGTGCATTGaggaatttattcggtaaaCATGTTTCCATAGTAGTTTACGCGCATTTTTTCTTACTGGATAAATTTATCCGACTCAATTGAGCGCATACAGCGCATTTTGGCGTTTCCAGCATTTCcatcccaaaatgcacataaaaatcttttattGGCATATTTCAGATGATATTTAGGGcagtgttttataaaatatattaataaacccCAGTTAAATTTGCGTAAATTACTTGTTAAGGGAAAAAAGTCAAACGGCcttcaggtttttttttgtaaatgtaacatGCTGCTGTTGTTTGAAAGTTGTAATTTGACTTATGGTCATAAATGTGAACCGTTTAGGGTTGGCTTCCTTTAGGTCCTATAATGTTGTTAACGTCTTTATAACTTTTCTTTCTCCTACAGCGGAGGAGAAGAAAGAAGAGAAGAAAGAGGAGTCTGAAGAATCCGAAGACGACATGGGATTCGGACTCTTTGACTAATCCGTCTCCTCGGGaccaaaataaagtttattacaAAATGATTTTTGCTTCCTTGTTCATTTCAGAATTTTCAAATGCGGTTTATAATGTGGAATAGTATGAGTGATTGGAAACTTTACTGCATGATCTCACTCAAATAACGGCAGTCTTATTGATCAAAAGATCTGAACCTTGAATTAGGCTTTATAATAATGCCTTTATGTATACTGGTAATTTGAAAATGGCTGCACTTTAATATTGGCATACCTGAAGACACTTGTGAATGTtatgtttatgaaaaaataGGCATACTGTTCATATCGGCATGTTATTAGAGGTCAATTCTCAATCTAATTAGACATCTTGTTACATTTTCACTGAAATCCAATGCCACTCAAATGAAGGGAGTTTTTCCTCCAGTAATTTCTGCCTGCGTTCATGCAAAGACCCATTTGTTAAAGGCGTGAGTCAGTTGGATCTTTGCACATAAAGTGTAAACTAAACCCTCTCAAGCACGGCATCCTGGCATTGATGTTGCAGCAATTTCTAGTCTTGTCTTTTTGCTGAGTCAGGTCTGGATGAAGCTCGATTTATTGACCATTATGGGCTTTGGGTTGGACACGGAGTTTCCCAGTTGTGATGTGCTGTAAATGTTTTGGCTCTTGTGGCCGATTCCTGTGTTGCACAACTTATTCTGGGAAGTAAGGCATGattatttactttctttttttatctggGATTGAAAGGGTGCAATAAAGGCTACACGTAACTATCTTTACTGATCCAAACCATTATATAACCGAATAGCGTATATGCTTTTGTCATGCATTTGGcggacacttttatccaaagttccaaatataaattttttttcttaagaaatgATTCAGAACAGATCATTGGCTTTGTGTTTTTGGCCACAGCGTGTGAGAATAATTTCAGTTTTGCTTTTGCATGGAGCTTTGCTGTTGTTTGCACTCCTTGTTCTTACAGTGTGTGCTTAATCATCCAATACGTGGAACTTCCAGATGCCTGCAGTCAGACCAGACCTGTTGTGTGTGATTTAAACTGTTTCAGTTTCAATAATACAAACATTGGCAGTCATTTTGACTTTCAGTTTTATTGGAAGTTTTAGTGCAACAGTACATGAGACACAAGAGCATCACACAACACTGAATGGATGCTAGgtgggatatatatatatatatatatataacattttaaaatatgaggcATTTTGTGTGTTCATGAAGTCTAACTTTTCTGAAGAATTTATGAATTTAAAGACTTAAGAATTAACACCAGAATTTTACTATTTGTTATTAATgtaaaatcatatttatagtCAAATATTCTTAGGAGTTTTTGTTGTTCAAGCAAGCTGATGTTTTTTAGTGCAAGAACagatttctttctcttttttgtcattgttttagcCTACTATTAGGAATCTGCAGTTTCTTTTTAAAGTTCAGGGCAGTATCATTCAAAATGGAGGAAGGGTCATCAGTATCCATTCATAAAGAACATGCtttatgcaattttatgtttattcatttattgacAGCTGTTGATGGGTTAGTGTAAAGACAGTGTGCTTGAGTGACCAGCTGGAGGCGCTACAACATAAATAACGAGTGACATGGATGAAGAGAGACATTCAAAATGAGTTGTTGACGCAGATAGCTACTAAAAAATATCCGATGACCGTTTTGATATTTTATCGCACACGTTATAATGTTGTATTACCACATTTGGACTACTTGAACTATAGTAAAACAGCAGTAAAGGTGGGGTGAATCGTCACAGCAGTGAGGTAACATCGGTTTATGTGGCTTAGGCATAAGTCATGGTTAGGACTATATTTTTGgacatgttttgttttcattttgaacgCGGACTTTCCATAgatgtaatgatttttatatattctaTACTCTAAACACAACTCTCatagaaaactttctgcatttttacataaaaaaaagtgttgttaatattattatttatgttttcctcatggggacccacaaggaccacacacacacacactactgtactgtatatattttatcaatGCATATCGTCAAAGATTATTTTTCCAGTACTTTCTATGTATTCGTTTCACCTTTGAAAACAACAAACGTATGTTATGTTCTGTTAAATGcatattaaaagaataaaaaaataaataaaaaacaaacaatgagtgacataaatgaaaacaaacatacaaatgagGAATTGATACGATAAAGCCctcgccatcgttactgtttgtctcactgtgtatcaagtgcagAGGAAGATCTGGAGCAGAAATTCAGATATTGTAATGGGCGTTTAGTTTCCGACACGCGCTGTAAGCgatcgaccaatcacaacagactgggccatctgaccagcAGAGTAGACCAGTCTCTATAACTTAACATGTTTGCATTAATAGAGGTGGTTTAGTCAGTCTCTTGCCTCTCTGGTCTGCTCAGTTCAGTCACATCAGGTTTTCACTGCATTTAGAGATATTTTATAAACCTTGGATTGGGCTGGACATGGATTTTCCAAATTGATGTGGCAGATTCCATTAGGAAAATCTGACTAGTTTGATCAGGTATTTATAGGAAAGACTGTTTATATTGTGTTAAAAGGCTGCAAAAGACCaatatttactttaaacaaaacaatctgaGATGGAACACtttactgaatattaattaaaatctaATTCGTAATAAATATTGTCACTCTCCAAAGTTTGTCATTTTCATAGTGAGATGTACAATACAAAATGAAAccataactaataataattaaacacacGGAAATGAAAATGCAGTATGGTAGAAATGCATTAGTTTTGTGGTGTAAAATGCTAACATGTTTAGCTCATAATAAGtatatttaaagtttaaagtgCACATTTATATAGagcataaataaaaagtataaagaatattttttatcaaaataaataattgaatcaataaaatatttaacattgtaaatcaactaaatataaatattataaatactacatttttaatataaactttTCTGACTGATAtttcaaatgtgtgtgtgtgtgtgtgtacctaaCATTTTTTGGGGACAAACTTGTATTTATGTCATATGTATTATTgttaaatgcacatttaaaacaacaacaaaaatagacACACAAATGAGTAAGTTGCTCTTTTAATCAGAAACTAAAATGTTACATAGACTAAATGGTGCTCAAATcaatgtgacattaaagactACGTTTGTATTGtcataaatgcatatttaattaatgataattgTCAAGATGTAAAAagagagtggaagagagtgaTGGTTTTACATTTGTTCTGCAAAATTTAATCAAGCAATTGTTGAGATCCTGGAGGCACTGCTGATTTCAGACATTTTCTGTGTTCAGTACTTTTCAGGAAGGCCTCTGGGTCTGTAGCGGTTGGGGTCTCCGCCGTTGCGCCCCCAGCGATTGGCCTCCTGGTCAGCTGCAGAATCAGAGTTGCCGTGGCGAGTGAGACCCTGCAGAGCCTCTCTTCCATCACTGCACGCATCAGAAGTTCTATTAGTGATTTCATGGAATTTTCATGCAGCCAAATGTAAACATTAACATTCCAAAATCATTTAAACAGTTTCAGCACTCAAATCAAATCTGCCGCAGTCAGCATGATTCTGTACGTACCTGATCACTTTGGCAGCCCACCTGCCTCCCGGTCCCCGTCTGGCAGCATCATAATTCCCACGGGCATGAAAATACTTGTCGGAGTATTGCCAGTTGGCATCCCTCATATCGTTGTAGGCGCGCAACATGTCCTTTCCACCTACAAGAAACAGTGAAAGTGCTTCAAATATGCCTACAGTTTGACTCAAGTTTAATAGatgtaaaaaaggaaaaataagtgACCTTGGATGGCTTCTCCTGGGAAGCGGTACCACTGCGCCTGAGCCTCGACCACCAAACCCAGCACCAGCACAGCAAGAATAAGCTTCATGATCACAGAACTGAACACATAAACAAATTCGGACAATCCTTAGaaaatgcttttatccaaagaacTTAAAGAGATCTCCGATCGCTGTACACAGATAAGATTATCATGATATAGAGGTGGTTTAGTAAGTCTCTTACCTCTCTGGTTTGCTCAGGTCAGTCCCATCAGGTCTTCATCCAGTTTGAACCATTTTATAAGCCTCGGATTGGGCTGGACTTGGATTTTCCCAACTGTGATTTGACAGATTGCGTTAggaaaatctgaaaatattTTGCCTCTATTTCTGGGAAAGTCTGAATTTACGAAACATGACTGCTTACATTATTAAGACAAAACATTCTGAGATGTTTTCCAGACTTTGCAATCTTCTTGTAATCTGAGATGTACAATACAAAGTGAAaccataataatttaaaataataataataaataattaaacacatgCAGTAGAAGAGTAGTATGGCAGGAAAGAATTAGTTTTGTGGtataaaattgtaatttgtaataaatattaacattacgAATTTTGTAATCTAGTTAGATGTACAATAAagcataatatttttaataattaaacttaattattttcattattaataataataataataattaaacatcagggatgcaaacaggtaaggggggaaaaaagtgagAACATTGCGTGGGCATGCTCcgcattgatttttttaaaaaagatatttgctttacatgctcatttatatatacagtatctcacagaagtgagtaaactcctcacatttttgtaaatattttattatatcttttcatgtgacaacactgaagaaatgacactttgctacaatgtaaagtagtgagtgtacagcttgtataacagtgtaaatgtgctgtcccctcaaaataactcaacacacagccattaatgtctaaaccactggccacaaaagtgagtacacccctaagtgaaaatgtgtcaatattttgtgtggccaccattattttccagcactgccttaaccctcttgggcatggagttcaccagagcttcacaggttgccactggagtcctcttccactcctccatgacaacatcacggagctggcTGATGTTAgggaccttgcgctcctccaccttctgtttgaggatgccccacagatgctcagtagggtttaggtaccctcagcttctttagcaaggcagtggtcgtcttggaggtgtgtttggggttgtcatcatgttggaatactgccctgcggcccagtctccgaagggaggggatcatgctctgcttcagtatgtcacagtacatgttggcattcatggttccctcaatgaactgtagctccccagtgccggcagcactcatgcagccccacaccatgacactcccaccaccatgcttgactgtaggcaagacacacttgtctttgtactcctcacctggttgccgccacacacgcttgacaccatctgaaccaaataagtttatcttggtctcgtcagaccacaggacatggttccagtaatccatgtccttagtctgcttgtcttcagcaaactgtttgcgggcttttttgttgtgcatcatctttagaagaggcttccttctggaacgacagccatgcagaccaatttgatgcagtgtgcggcgtatggtctgagcactgacaggctgacccccaccccttcaacctctgcagcaatgctggcagcactcatatgtctatttcccaaacacaacctctggatatgacgctgagcacatgcactcttctttggtcgaccatggcgaggcctgttctgagtggaacctgtcctgttaaaccgctgtatggtcttggccaccgtgctgcagctcagtttcaggttcttggcaatcttcttatagcctacgccatctttatgtagagcaacaattctttttttcagatcctcagagagttctttgccatgaggtgccatgttgaacttccagtgaccagtatgagagagtgagagcgataacaccaaatttaacacacctgctccccattcacacctgagaccttgtaacactaacgagtcacatgacaccagggagagaaaatggctaattgggcccaatttggacattttcacttaggggtgtactcacttttgtggccagtggtttagacattaatggctgtgtgttgagttattttgaggggacagcacatttacactgttatacaagctgtacactcactactttacattgtagcaaagtgtaatttcttcagtgttgtcacatgaaaagatataataaaatatttacaaaaatgtgaggggtttactcacttctgtgagatactgtatgtccaaaaaaaattttacatattgttgcaacattttaccaaaatcaacatTTGGTCAAAATCTCAAGTTATAATAGATGGAGTGCTGTGGAGGCTATTTAAGACAATACTGGCTGATTAGATGGCAATACTGAGCAAAACTGCAAACTGTTtgccctctctctcttcacCGTTCCCACATCTCAGACCTAAAATATTACCCTTTATagacagtttttaaagtaaagaggACAGGAAACACTGTACAGTACCTATTGAAACAACCAGTTCATTATTTACGTAATTATTTAGATCATTTAGCTCATTAAGG
It encodes the following:
- the saa gene encoding serum amyloid A isoform X2, which translates into the protein MKLILAVLVLGLVVEAQAQWYRFPGEAIQGGKDMLRAYNDMRDANWQYSDKYFHARGNYDAARRGPGGRWAAKVISDGREALQGLTRHGNSDSAADQEANRWGRNGGDPNRYRPRGLPEKY
- the saa gene encoding serum amyloid A isoform X1, whose amino-acid sequence is MKLILAVLVLGLVVEAQAQWYRFPGEAIQGGKDMLRAYNDMRDANWQYSDKYFHARGNYDAARRGPGGRWAAKVIRTSDACSDGREALQGLTRHGNSDSAADQEANRWGRNGGDPNRYRPRGLPEKY